In Thermomonas paludicola, the following are encoded in one genomic region:
- a CDS encoding RNA polymerase sigma factor codes for MLLLTPAKLGPVSIEPDPAVPDGTPAPPATLDEFLRGIDARAFRFAEMTLRQRDDALDAVQDAMMKMLAYRNHPASEWGPLFWSILRNRMTDMQRRGLFRLRWLVPGSTGRDGEPLDWVDEGPDPSRNHDGREAWARISAALRALPTRQREAFTLRVLEELDVADTARVMGCSEGSVKTHLSRARDALQKQLEEFR; via the coding sequence ATGCTGCTGCTGACCCCCGCTAAGCTTGGGCCCGTGAGCATCGAGCCCGATCCGGCCGTTCCTGACGGCACGCCTGCCCCGCCGGCCACGCTGGACGAATTCCTGCGCGGCATCGATGCGCGCGCGTTCCGTTTTGCGGAAATGACCCTGCGCCAGCGCGATGACGCACTGGACGCGGTGCAGGACGCCATGATGAAGATGCTGGCCTATCGCAACCACCCGGCGTCGGAATGGGGCCCGCTGTTCTGGAGCATCCTGCGCAATCGCATGACCGACATGCAGCGGCGCGGGCTGTTCCGCTTGCGCTGGCTGGTGCCGGGCAGCACCGGCCGTGATGGCGAACCGCTGGACTGGGTCGACGAAGGTCCGGACCCCTCGCGCAACCACGACGGTCGCGAAGCCTGGGCCCGCATCAGCGCCGCCTTGCGCGCGCTGCCGACGCGCCAGCGCGAAGCATTCACTCTGCGCGTCCTGGAAGAACTCGATGTCGCCGACACCGCGCGCGTGATGGGTTGCAGCGAAGGATCGGTGAAGACGCATTTGTCGCGCGCCCGCGATGCGCTGCAGAAACAGTTGGAGGAATTTCGATGA
- a CDS encoding DUF3106 domain-containing protein, which translates to MPSPTPSLLLLAALALAPFAASAQDAKPDPLPAWEQLSPAQRELLIAPVRDRWNREPDRRLQFMEFAKRWQSMPQPQRERARHGMQRWEEMSPAQRDEARAVFHAVHGMDKDARAAFMANWRQMSASQRADWVKAHPAPERREDH; encoded by the coding sequence ATGCCAAGCCCGACCCCGTCCCTGCTCCTGCTTGCCGCCCTGGCACTGGCGCCTTTCGCCGCATCGGCGCAAGACGCCAAGCCCGACCCGCTCCCCGCCTGGGAGCAGCTCAGCCCGGCCCAGCGCGAGCTGTTGATCGCGCCGGTGCGCGACCGCTGGAACCGCGAGCCCGATCGACGGCTGCAGTTCATGGAATTCGCCAAGCGCTGGCAGTCGATGCCGCAGCCGCAGCGCGAGCGCGCGCGCCACGGCATGCAACGCTGGGAAGAAATGTCGCCGGCGCAGCGCGATGAAGCACGCGCCGTGTTCCATGCCGTCCACGGCATGGACAAGGACGCGCGCGCCGCCTTCATGGCCAATTGGCGACAAATGAGCGCATCGCAGCGCGCTGACTGGGTGAAGGCACATCCGGCGCCGGAGCGCCGGGAAGACCATTGA
- a CDS encoding NAD(P) transhydrogenase subunit alpha has product MAVIVGVARETAAGERRVALTPETCRKLTAAGASVRVQPGIGNGAFFADAAYVEAGAQLAEDATAAADLVLCVQPPASAAIADLKPGTVLVGSLQPQSDAARGAAIQAAGIVAFPLERLPRTTRAQAMDVLSSQAGMAGYKAVLIAAQLAPRFFPMLTTAAGTIRPSKVLIVGAGVAGLQAIATAKRLGAAVEGFDVRPETREQIESLGGKFLDLGVSAAGEGGYARALTDEERAEQQRRLAEHLKNIDVIVCTAAVPGRPAPKIISAAMVAGMKPGSVIVDLAAETGGNCELTQPGENIEAAGVIVSGPLNLASMGAQHASEMYARNVFNFVSLLLKDGALAFDWNDELLAKTVWPERAAPAT; this is encoded by the coding sequence ATGGCGGTGATCGTGGGAGTTGCGCGCGAGACGGCAGCGGGGGAACGCCGGGTGGCGTTGACGCCGGAAACCTGCAGGAAGCTGACGGCAGCGGGGGCCTCGGTGCGCGTGCAGCCTGGCATCGGCAACGGGGCGTTTTTCGCCGATGCGGCGTATGTCGAAGCCGGCGCGCAGCTTGCCGAAGACGCCACCGCGGCCGCCGATCTTGTGCTGTGCGTGCAGCCGCCGGCCAGCGCGGCAATCGCCGACCTGAAGCCCGGCACGGTACTCGTGGGCAGCCTGCAGCCGCAGTCGGACGCGGCGCGCGGCGCGGCGATCCAGGCCGCGGGCATCGTCGCGTTCCCGCTGGAGCGCCTGCCGCGCACCACCCGCGCGCAGGCCATGGACGTGCTCAGCTCGCAGGCGGGCATGGCCGGCTACAAGGCGGTGCTGATCGCCGCCCAGCTGGCGCCGCGCTTCTTCCCCATGCTGACCACGGCGGCCGGCACCATCCGGCCATCGAAGGTGCTGATCGTCGGCGCCGGCGTGGCCGGGCTGCAGGCAATCGCCACTGCCAAACGATTGGGTGCCGCGGTGGAAGGCTTCGACGTGCGCCCGGAAACCCGCGAGCAGATCGAGTCACTTGGCGGCAAGTTCCTGGATCTGGGCGTGTCTGCGGCGGGCGAGGGCGGCTACGCCCGCGCGCTGACCGACGAAGAGCGCGCCGAGCAGCAGCGCCGGCTGGCCGAGCACCTGAAGAACATCGATGTCATCGTGTGCACTGCAGCGGTGCCGGGCCGGCCCGCGCCGAAGATCATCTCGGCGGCGATGGTGGCGGGCATGAAGCCGGGCAGCGTGATCGTCGATCTGGCTGCCGAGACCGGCGGCAATTGCGAACTCACCCAGCCGGGCGAAAACATCGAGGCGGCTGGCGTCATCGTGTCCGGGCCGCTCAACCTGGCGTCGATGGGCGCCCAGCACGCCAGTGAAATGTACGCACGCAACGTCTTCAACTTCGTCAGCCTGTTGCTCAAGGACGGTGCGCTGGCGTTCGACTGGAACGATGAGCTGCTGGCGAAGACGGTATGGCCGGAACGGGCTGCTCCGGCCACCTGA
- a CDS encoding asparaginase domain-containing protein, which produces MDNLLIVTTGGTIDKIYFDDKSDYQIGEPQIGMILRELGVTFRFNVIPILRKDSLHITDDDRELIRATIAAQPTRHVLVTHGTDSMVATGKVLQSIPGKTIVMTGALSPARFRGSDAEFNIGCAIGAVQSLPDGVYIAMNGRIWDPLKVRKNVEANRFETTD; this is translated from the coding sequence ATGGACAATCTACTCATCGTCACCACCGGCGGCACCATCGACAAGATCTACTTCGATGACAAGTCCGATTACCAGATCGGCGAGCCGCAGATCGGCATGATCCTGCGCGAACTCGGCGTGACCTTCCGCTTCAACGTGATCCCGATCCTGCGCAAGGACTCGCTGCACATCACCGACGACGACCGCGAACTGATCCGCGCCACCATCGCCGCCCAGCCTACCCGCCACGTGCTGGTCACCCACGGCACCGACTCGATGGTGGCCACCGGCAAGGTGCTGCAATCCATCCCGGGCAAGACCATCGTCATGACCGGGGCACTCAGCCCGGCGCGCTTCCGCGGCTCGGACGCCGAATTCAACATCGGCTGCGCGATCGGTGCGGTGCAGTCGCTGCCCGATGGCGTGTACATCGCCATGAACGGGCGCATCTGGGACCCGCTGAAGGTGCGCAAGAACGTCGAGGCCAATCGCTTCGAAACCACTGACTGA
- a CDS encoding NUDIX hydrolase, with product MSNLKQTLYEGQWLRLVRIGHWESCERTHAQGMAVIVIAVTPDDDVLFVEQFRVPLGARTIEMPAGLVGDDHAQDTLLDAARRELIEETGWAPGKVEVLLTGPTSSGMSNERIAFVRARELVRVGDGGGIDDENIIVHTVPRGDAPAWLMRKQAEGYELDLKLWAGLWMIDHNPDGSPAG from the coding sequence ATGAGCAATCTCAAACAGACCCTGTACGAAGGCCAGTGGCTGCGGCTGGTGCGCATCGGCCATTGGGAGTCCTGTGAGCGCACGCATGCGCAAGGCATGGCGGTGATCGTGATCGCGGTGACGCCGGACGACGACGTGCTGTTCGTCGAACAGTTTCGCGTTCCGCTGGGCGCGCGCACCATCGAAATGCCGGCCGGCCTGGTGGGTGACGACCATGCGCAGGACACCCTGCTGGATGCCGCACGCCGCGAATTGATCGAAGAGACCGGCTGGGCGCCGGGCAAGGTCGAAGTCCTGCTGACCGGCCCAACCTCGTCCGGGATGAGCAATGAACGCATCGCCTTCGTGCGCGCCCGCGAGCTGGTGCGGGTGGGCGACGGTGGCGGCATCGACGACGAAAACATCATCGTCCACACGGTGCCGCGCGGCGATGCGCCGGCGTGGTTGATGCGCAAGCAGGCCGAAGGCTACGAACTGGACCTCAAGCTGTGGGCCGGGCTGTGGATGATCGACCACAACCCGGATGGAAGCCCGGCGGGATGA
- a CDS encoding NAD(P) transhydrogenase subunit alpha, with amino-acid sequence MGDGFVALYIFMLAAIAGHVIISRVPVILHTPLMSGSNFIHGIVLIGAMVVLGEAQTPLEQALGFVAVLLGAGNAAGGYVVTERMLDMFKSSKKPGGAA; translated from the coding sequence GTGGGCGACGGCTTCGTGGCGCTGTACATCTTCATGCTGGCGGCAATTGCCGGCCACGTCATCATTTCGCGGGTGCCGGTGATCCTGCACACGCCGCTGATGTCGGGCAGCAACTTCATCCACGGCATCGTGCTGATCGGCGCCATGGTGGTGCTGGGCGAGGCGCAAACCCCGCTGGAGCAGGCGCTGGGGTTCGTCGCGGTGCTGCTGGGTGCGGGCAATGCCGCCGGCGGTTACGTGGTCACCGAGCGCATGCTGGACATGTTCAAGTCGTCGAAGAAGCCCGGGGGCGCGGCATGA
- the pip gene encoding prolyl aminopeptidase: MRTLYPDITPYQTGMLKVDACHTLYWEECGNPAGKPVVLLHGGPGGGCSDNMRRFHDPAKYRIVLFDQRGAGRSTPHADLTGNTTWDLVADIEALREHLGIERWQVFGGSWGSTLALAYAETHPLRVTELVLRGIFLLRRWELEWFYQEGASRLFPDAWQHYLDAIPAVERCDLISAYYRRLTSDNEATRLAAAKAWSIWEGATSYLHIDPDYATSHGDPKFALAFARIENHYFVNGGFFDVEGQLLRDAHRIADIPGVIVHGRYDVVCPIQNAFDLHKAWPKGELRVSAASGHSAFEAENVAALVAATDRFAAG; this comes from the coding sequence ATGCGCACGCTGTATCCAGACATCACCCCGTACCAGACCGGCATGCTCAAGGTCGATGCCTGTCACACCCTGTACTGGGAAGAGTGCGGCAATCCGGCCGGCAAGCCGGTGGTGCTGCTGCACGGTGGGCCGGGCGGCGGCTGCAGCGACAACATGCGCCGCTTCCACGACCCGGCCAAGTACCGCATCGTGCTGTTCGACCAGCGCGGCGCAGGCCGCAGCACCCCGCACGCGGATTTGACCGGCAACACCACCTGGGATCTGGTGGCCGACATCGAGGCGCTGCGCGAGCATCTGGGCATCGAGCGGTGGCAGGTGTTCGGCGGCAGCTGGGGCTCAACGCTGGCGCTGGCGTATGCCGAAACCCATCCGCTGCGGGTCACGGAACTGGTGTTGCGCGGAATCTTCCTGCTGCGCCGCTGGGAGCTGGAGTGGTTCTACCAGGAGGGCGCGTCGCGTCTGTTCCCGGATGCGTGGCAACACTACCTGGACGCGATTCCGGCGGTGGAGCGCTGCGACCTGATCTCGGCCTATTACCGGCGCCTGACCTCGGACAACGAGGCAACCCGGCTGGCCGCGGCCAAGGCCTGGAGTATCTGGGAAGGGGCGACCAGCTACCTGCACATCGACCCGGATTACGCCACCAGCCACGGTGATCCGAAATTCGCACTGGCATTTGCGCGGATCGAAAACCATTACTTCGTCAATGGCGGCTTTTTCGACGTGGAAGGCCAGCTGTTGCGCGATGCGCACAGGATTGCCGATATCCCCGGGGTGATCGTGCACGGCCGCTACGACGTGGTCTGCCCGATCCAGAATGCGTTCGACCTGCACAAGGCATGGCCGAAAGGGGAGCTGCGGGTCAGCGCAGCCTCCGGGCATTCGGCATTCGAGGCGGAAAACGTGGCGGCGCTGGTGGCGGCGACGGATCGGTTCGCTGCGGGCTGA
- the sufT gene encoding putative Fe-S cluster assembly protein SufT has protein sequence MYSRSSEPVRFERDCAAVLVPQGDEVTLPVGTVGYITQALGGSWTVFVEGNLMRIAGEDGDAIGKQPAEPLELPEGATDEDVERVVWDQLRTCFDPEIPVNIVDLGLVYVAELYPPEAGGRGVRVRMTLTAPGCGMGEILIDDVRSKLEKIPTVQDTDIELVFDPPWNQGMMSDVARLETGMF, from the coding sequence ATGTACTCACGCAGCAGCGAACCCGTCCGTTTCGAGCGCGATTGCGCCGCCGTCCTCGTCCCGCAGGGCGATGAAGTCACCTTGCCCGTCGGCACCGTGGGTTACATCACGCAAGCATTGGGTGGCAGCTGGACGGTGTTCGTGGAAGGCAATCTGATGCGCATCGCCGGCGAAGATGGCGACGCCATCGGCAAGCAGCCTGCGGAGCCGCTGGAATTGCCGGAGGGCGCGACCGACGAGGATGTGGAGCGCGTGGTCTGGGATCAGCTGCGCACCTGCTTTGATCCTGAAATCCCGGTCAACATCGTGGATCTTGGCTTGGTCTATGTCGCCGAGCTGTATCCGCCGGAAGCCGGCGGGCGCGGGGTCAGGGTGCGAATGACGCTCACGGCGCCGGGCTGCGGCATGGGTGAGATCCTGATCGACGACGTGCGCAGCAAGCTGGAGAAAATCCCGACCGTGCAGGACACCGACATCGAGCTGGTGTTCGATCCGCCGTGGAACCAGGGAATGATGTCCGACGTGGCGCGTCTGGAAACCGGGATGTTCTGA
- a CDS encoding nitroreductase family protein, which produces MLTLDALVARRSTPTLQLAAPGPDAAGLLRMLQVAARVPDHGKRVPFRFLRIAGQARSALADAAAARLHEHTPDAGDAVTEKLRKRFLQPPLTIAVIASTGPDEKIPASERFSSACCVCFQLLLAAQAEGFGAQWLTGWLAYDRPFLEHTLGFSAGEQLVGTIAIGTAQVAVPERERPDAAALLSDWAPA; this is translated from the coding sequence ATGTTGACCCTCGATGCGCTTGTTGCCCGCCGCTCCACCCCCACCCTGCAACTGGCGGCGCCCGGGCCGGATGCCGCCGGGCTGCTGCGCATGCTGCAGGTTGCGGCGCGCGTGCCCGACCACGGCAAGCGGGTTCCGTTCCGATTCCTGCGCATTGCCGGACAGGCCCGGAGCGCGCTGGCCGACGCCGCCGCTGCGCGCCTGCACGAACACACCCCGGATGCAGGCGATGCGGTGACGGAGAAGTTGCGCAAGCGTTTCCTGCAGCCACCCCTGACCATCGCGGTGATTGCCAGCACCGGCCCGGATGAAAAAATCCCCGCCTCGGAACGTTTCTCCAGTGCTTGCTGCGTCTGCTTCCAACTGCTGCTGGCGGCGCAGGCCGAGGGCTTCGGCGCGCAGTGGCTGACCGGCTGGCTGGCCTATGACCGCCCGTTCCTCGAACACACGCTGGGCTTTTCCGCTGGGGAACAACTGGTGGGCACGATTGCCATCGGCACCGCACAGGTGGCCGTGCCGGAACGCGAGCGCCCGGACGCAGCTGCGCTGCTCTCCGACTGGGCTCCCGCATGA
- a CDS encoding M4 family metallopeptidase, which translates to MIRSRTANVLSAAILLSLAAAGAQAADRSDLHQRNINQLRQQYSTTTATQGVATMAHRRHEQFLRADASETLLMRATRQDRGIRNYRYDQAWRGIPIFGQGIVVSEDRAGNVRTMFGNQFSGLERDIASTTPKFSKAAALVAGKRAVLGNGIAGMLTSNEKSDLVIFIDDAGRGHLAYAVTFYADSLAGAPTRPMLMIDAISGKVIKQWENLQHALVGTGPGGNAKTGQYEYGTNYGYLDVTQSGTTCTLSNSKVKTVNLNGGTSGSTAFSYTCPRNTVKAINGAYSPMNDAHYFGSVIYDMYQSYIGRPPLTIQMVMKVHYKSSYENAFWDGTAMYFGDGASTFYPLVSLDVTSHEISHGFTEQNSGLTYSGQSGGMNESFSDMAGEAAEYFSRGSNDWQVGKDIYKGSGALRYMNNPPADGGSIDNAADYTSSMDVHYTSGVYNKAFYLLATKAGWNTKTAFQAFARANDLYWTASSTFNQGACGVQTAAADLGFSVADVTSAFAGVGVSCAGGGGGGGGSTGGALTKGVTVSGLSASTGSEVVYTLQVPSGASNLVFTMSGGTGDADMYVKFGSTPTDSSYDCRPYKSGNAESCTIAAPSAGTYYVRMKAYSAFSGVSLLGDYSTGGGGGGGSTTTNLPTVSSGSWSSTYTMAVAAGKTATIAISGGTGDADLYVQSGSAPTTSSYTCRPYLSGNNETCTLKPTTATTYYIKVRAYSTFSGVVLTTGTN; encoded by the coding sequence GTGATCCGTTCACGTACCGCCAATGTCCTCAGCGCCGCCATCCTGCTTTCGCTCGCCGCCGCCGGCGCGCAGGCGGCCGACAGGTCCGACCTTCACCAGCGCAACATCAACCAGCTGCGCCAGCAATACAGCACCACCACCGCCACCCAGGGCGTGGCCACCATGGCACATCGCCGCCACGAGCAGTTCCTGCGCGCCGACGCCAGCGAAACCCTGCTGATGCGCGCCACGCGTCAGGATCGCGGCATCCGCAATTACCGCTATGACCAAGCCTGGCGCGGCATTCCGATCTTCGGCCAGGGCATCGTGGTCAGCGAAGACCGCGCGGGCAATGTCCGCACCATGTTCGGCAACCAGTTCAGCGGGCTGGAGCGCGATATCGCCTCCACCACGCCGAAGTTCAGCAAGGCCGCGGCGCTGGTCGCCGGCAAGCGCGCCGTGCTGGGCAACGGCATCGCGGGCATGCTGACCAGCAACGAGAAGTCGGATCTGGTGATCTTCATCGACGACGCCGGCCGCGGCCACCTGGCCTACGCGGTGACGTTCTACGCCGATTCGCTGGCCGGCGCGCCCACGCGTCCGATGCTGATGATCGATGCGATCAGCGGCAAGGTCATCAAGCAGTGGGAGAACCTGCAGCACGCGTTGGTGGGAACCGGCCCCGGCGGCAACGCCAAGACCGGGCAGTACGAATACGGCACCAATTACGGGTATCTGGATGTCACCCAGAGCGGTACCACCTGCACCTTGAGCAACAGCAAGGTGAAGACGGTCAACCTCAATGGCGGCACCTCGGGTTCCACCGCGTTCTCGTACACCTGCCCGCGCAACACGGTGAAGGCCATCAACGGCGCGTATTCGCCGATGAATGATGCGCACTACTTCGGCAGCGTGATCTATGACATGTACCAGTCCTACATTGGTCGCCCGCCGTTGACCATCCAGATGGTCATGAAGGTGCATTACAAGTCCAGCTACGAAAACGCGTTCTGGGACGGCACCGCGATGTATTTCGGCGATGGCGCCAGCACGTTCTATCCGCTGGTCAGCCTGGACGTGACCTCGCACGAGATTTCGCATGGGTTCACCGAGCAGAACTCGGGGCTGACCTATTCCGGCCAGTCCGGCGGCATGAACGAGTCGTTCTCCGACATGGCGGGTGAAGCGGCCGAGTACTTCTCGCGCGGCAGCAATGACTGGCAGGTCGGCAAGGACATCTACAAGGGTTCGGGCGCGCTGCGTTACATGAACAACCCGCCGGCCGACGGTGGCTCGATCGACAACGCGGCCGACTACACCAGCAGCATGGACGTGCACTACACCTCCGGCGTGTACAACAAGGCGTTCTACCTGCTGGCGACCAAGGCTGGCTGGAACACCAAGACCGCGTTCCAGGCGTTCGCACGTGCCAATGATCTGTACTGGACGGCCAGCAGCACCTTCAACCAGGGTGCGTGCGGCGTGCAGACTGCAGCGGCCGACCTCGGGTTCTCCGTGGCCGACGTCACCTCGGCGTTCGCCGGCGTGGGCGTGAGCTGCGCGGGTGGCGGCGGTGGCGGTGGCGGCAGCACCGGTGGCGCGTTGACCAAGGGCGTCACGGTCAGTGGCTTGTCGGCCAGCACTGGCAGCGAAGTGGTCTATACCCTGCAGGTGCCGTCGGGTGCCAGCAACCTGGTCTTCACCATGTCCGGTGGCACCGGCGATGCCGACATGTACGTCAAGTTCGGCAGCACGCCGACCGACAGCTCCTACGACTGCCGCCCGTACAAGTCCGGCAATGCCGAAAGCTGCACCATCGCGGCGCCCTCGGCCGGCACCTACTACGTGCGGATGAAGGCGTATTCGGCGTTCTCCGGGGTCAGCCTGCTGGGTGACTACAGCACCGGTGGCGGCGGTGGCGGTGGCAGCACCACCACCAATTTGCCGACGGTGAGCAGCGGCAGCTGGTCTTCGACCTACACGATGGCCGTGGCTGCCGGAAAGACCGCCACCATCGCGATCTCCGGCGGCACCGGCGATGCCGACCTGTACGTGCAGTCCGGCAGCGCGCCGACCACCAGCAGCTACACCTGCCGCCCGTACCTGTCCGGCAACAACGAGACCTGCACGCTGAAGCCGACCACCGCGACCACCTACTACATCAAGGTGCGCGCGTATTCGACCTTCTCCGGCGTGGTGCTGACGACCGGCACCAACTGA
- a CDS encoding NAD(P)(+) transhydrogenase (Re/Si-specific) subunit beta, with protein sequence MSAMLVKLSYFVAATLFLLGLQRMASPRTARSGIQWAGIGMLIATVATFFLPGLHNIGLMIAAIVIGVGLNWVWGKKVAITNMPQMVALFNGMGGGSAAAIGAVELVKLAGQPGTHQLVGVAMTTTDGVTTMQFDVALPLAVIGALIGAVSLTGSAIAWAKLDGRMDKRYVFPGQQWFNAAVAVAAVACGGMALLTLSLPWIAAFFVLALLLGVLMTLPIGGADMPVVISLYNAFTGLAVAFEGYVLGNEALIIAGTMVGAAGMLLTRLMAKAMNRSIKNVLFSDFGGSSGEMQAIGGSMKPIEAADVAAMMAYAERVVIVPGYGMAVAQAQHKIWELSQRLIERGVKVKFAIHPVAGRMPGHMNVLLAEAGVPYDLIADMDDINPEFANTDVSLVIGANDVVNPVAKTDPASPIYGMPILDVVNSKNTIVIKRGKGTGFAGIENALFYADNTRMLYGDGAEMASALVSELKALDGGH encoded by the coding sequence ATGAGCGCGATGTTGGTCAAACTGAGCTACTTCGTCGCGGCCACGTTGTTCTTGCTGGGTCTGCAGCGCATGGCCAGCCCCAGGACCGCGCGCAGTGGCATCCAGTGGGCCGGCATCGGCATGCTGATCGCGACCGTCGCCACCTTCTTCCTGCCTGGCTTGCACAATATTGGCCTGATGATCGCGGCCATCGTGATTGGCGTGGGCCTGAACTGGGTTTGGGGCAAGAAGGTCGCGATTACCAACATGCCGCAGATGGTGGCCCTGTTCAACGGCATGGGCGGCGGCAGTGCGGCGGCGATCGGCGCGGTGGAGCTGGTCAAGCTGGCCGGGCAGCCCGGGACACACCAGTTGGTCGGCGTCGCGATGACGACCACCGACGGCGTGACCACGATGCAGTTCGACGTTGCCCTGCCGCTGGCGGTGATCGGTGCGCTGATTGGCGCGGTGTCGCTGACCGGTTCGGCGATTGCCTGGGCCAAGCTCGATGGCCGCATGGACAAGCGCTATGTCTTCCCTGGCCAGCAATGGTTCAACGCCGCCGTGGCCGTGGCGGCCGTTGCCTGCGGGGGAATGGCGTTACTGACCCTGTCACTGCCGTGGATCGCTGCGTTCTTCGTGCTGGCGCTGCTGCTGGGCGTGTTGATGACGCTGCCGATCGGTGGCGCGGACATGCCGGTGGTGATCTCGCTGTACAACGCATTCACCGGACTTGCCGTGGCATTCGAGGGCTATGTGCTGGGCAACGAGGCGTTGATCATCGCTGGCACCATGGTGGGTGCGGCCGGCATGTTGTTGACGCGGCTGATGGCCAAGGCGATGAACCGCAGCATCAAGAACGTGTTGTTCTCCGATTTCGGCGGCAGCAGCGGGGAAATGCAGGCGATTGGCGGGTCGATGAAACCGATCGAGGCCGCCGACGTCGCCGCGATGATGGCCTACGCCGAGCGCGTGGTGATCGTGCCCGGCTACGGCATGGCGGTGGCGCAGGCGCAGCACAAGATCTGGGAGCTGAGCCAGCGCCTGATCGAGCGCGGGGTCAAGGTGAAGTTCGCGATCCACCCGGTGGCCGGGCGCATGCCGGGCCACATGAACGTGCTGCTGGCCGAGGCCGGCGTGCCGTATGACCTGATCGCCGACATGGACGACATCAACCCCGAATTCGCCAATACCGACGTGTCGCTGGTGATCGGCGCCAACGACGTGGTCAACCCGGTGGCCAAGACCGACCCGGCCAGCCCGATCTACGGCATGCCGATCCTGGACGTGGTCAATTCGAAGAACACCATCGTCATCAAGCGCGGCAAGGGCACGGGCTTTGCGGGCATCGAGAACGCGCTGTTCTACGCCGACAACACCCGCATGCTGTACGGCGACGGCGCCGAGATGGCCAGTGCGCTGGTCAGCGAGCTGAAGGCGCTCGACGGCGGCCACTGA
- a CDS encoding 5'-3' exonuclease, whose amino-acid sequence MNATAMPTLHLVDASLYVFRAWHSMPDEFHDADGWPTNAVHGFARFLLDLLERERPQHVAVAFDEALDSCFRNALYPDYKANRGPAPPELRRQFAWCKALCKALGLVTLAHVEYEADDLIGSAARRARGNGFRSVIVSADKDLSQLLHGSDEQFDYAKAQRWGTAGVKARHGVHAYQIADYLALTGDAVDNIPGVSGIGPKSAAILLAHFGTLDALLARIDEVPFLRLRGAAQLAVKLREQHQQARLWRQLTTIALDAPLPDGDFKRGAGDADELAALADWVKFGPMTRKRLTDAAGL is encoded by the coding sequence ATGAACGCGACTGCCATGCCAACCCTGCATCTGGTGGACGCCTCGCTGTACGTGTTCCGCGCCTGGCATTCGATGCCGGACGAATTCCACGATGCCGATGGCTGGCCGACCAATGCCGTGCATGGCTTCGCCCGCTTCCTGCTGGACCTGCTGGAGCGCGAGCGCCCGCAACACGTCGCGGTGGCCTTCGACGAAGCGCTGGATTCCTGCTTTCGCAATGCGCTGTACCCGGACTACAAGGCCAATCGCGGCCCGGCGCCGCCGGAACTGCGCCGGCAATTCGCCTGGTGCAAGGCGCTGTGCAAGGCGCTGGGCCTGGTCACGCTGGCGCATGTGGAATACGAGGCGGACGACCTGATCGGCAGCGCGGCCCGGCGCGCGCGCGGCAACGGCTTCCGCAGCGTGATCGTGTCCGCCGACAAGGACCTGTCGCAGCTGTTGCACGGTTCCGACGAGCAGTTCGACTACGCCAAGGCGCAGCGCTGGGGCACGGCCGGCGTGAAGGCGCGGCACGGCGTGCACGCGTACCAGATTGCCGATTACCTTGCGTTGACAGGCGATGCGGTGGACAACATTCCCGGCGTGAGCGGGATCGGCCCGAAGTCGGCTGCGATCCTGCTGGCCCACTTCGGCACGCTGGACGCGCTGCTGGCGCGCATCGACGAAGTCCCGTTCCTGCGCCTGCGCGGGGCGGCGCAGCTGGCGGTCAAGCTGCGCGAGCAGCACCAGCAGGCACGCCTGTGGCGGCAGCTGACCACGATTGCGCTGGATGCCCCGCTGCCCGACGGCGACTTCAAGCGCGGCGCGGGCGATGCCGACGAACTGGCCGCGCTGGCCGATTGGGTGAAGTTCGGTCCGATGACGCGCAAGCGGCTGACCGACGCGGCCGGCCTGTAG